Proteins from a genomic interval of Stomatohabitans albus:
- a CDS encoding PRC-barrel domain-containing protein, which produces MSQLMTATRIVGLPVVDLATSQVHGTVREILYHPYEGALMAFSLSDTGFFGRKLRTYVPVDQVSAIGRDAVMIADDTALVEPSTHPLPDLDHPEQSNVIGANVMTTDGVHLGRVVDLVVMVGGDGTVVGYRIHTEEGRASYIPLPTQISVSGTNLVVPSDLRDFVRDDLVGLGAAVDAFRDRVGI; this is translated from the coding sequence ATGAGTCAATTGATGACCGCAACTCGTATCGTGGGCCTCCCTGTTGTAGATCTTGCTACGTCACAGGTGCATGGCACGGTTCGTGAGATTTTGTATCACCCGTATGAAGGGGCATTGATGGCCTTTTCGTTATCAGACACCGGGTTCTTTGGGCGCAAGCTTAGGACGTACGTACCCGTTGACCAAGTATCGGCTATCGGGCGTGATGCGGTCATGATTGCTGATGACACTGCCTTGGTTGAACCGAGTACACACCCGCTGCCAGATCTGGACCACCCAGAACAATCCAATGTGATTGGTGCCAATGTGATGACAACCGACGGTGTGCATCTTGGGCGCGTTGTAGACCTGGTGGTGATGGTTGGTGGAGATGGCACGGTAGTGGGGTATCGCATTCACACTGAGGAAGGTCGGGCAAGTTACATTCCGCTTCCAACGCAAATCAGTGTGAGTGGAACGAACCTTGTGGTGCCAAGCGATTTACGAGACTTTGTTCGTGATGATTTGGTTGGACTGGGTGCGGCGGTGGATGCGTTCCGTGATCGGGTCGGTATCTGA
- a CDS encoding glycine hydroxymethyltransferase, with protein sequence MSLAHDAFAATQALIADQDPEIAAFIVEELENQRRQLKFIASENYASPAVLAAMGNWLSDKYAEGTPGRRFYAGCEIVDKVETCANERAKAVFGAQHAYSQPHSGIDANLVAYWAILSARVEAPALERAGVKQVNAMTDDDWDNLRAAFGNQRLMGMSLDAGGHLTHGFRPNISGKMFNQRSYGVDPSTGKIDYDALRQAVIAFEPLVLVAGFSAYPGRINFAKMRSIADEVGAVLMVDMAHFAGLVAGGVLTGEYHPVPYADIVTTTTHKSLRGPRGGLVLCTEEFAPHVDRGCPMVLGGPMAHVMAAKAICFAEALKPEFKTYAHQIVANAKALADGLTAKGATLTMGGTENHLFVLDTQASYGLNGRQAEQVLLKAGVVCNRNSVPNDPQGAWYTSGVRLGTPAVTSLGMHEADMAEVADIIDTALRAATPGDSPAKFIFDDATAEQLADRSAALLTKYPLYPDIQL encoded by the coding sequence ATGTCCTTAGCCCACGATGCCTTTGCCGCTACTCAAGCCTTGATCGCCGACCAAGACCCTGAAATTGCGGCTTTTATCGTTGAAGAACTTGAAAATCAGCGCCGTCAGTTGAAGTTTATTGCAAGCGAAAACTATGCAAGTCCTGCGGTTTTAGCGGCGATGGGGAACTGGCTGAGCGATAAATATGCCGAAGGGACACCTGGCCGAAGGTTCTATGCGGGCTGTGAAATTGTTGACAAAGTTGAAACGTGTGCAAATGAACGGGCAAAGGCCGTATTTGGTGCACAGCATGCATATAGCCAACCCCATAGTGGGATTGATGCCAACCTCGTCGCGTATTGGGCTATTTTGAGTGCTCGCGTGGAGGCGCCAGCCCTCGAACGGGCTGGGGTCAAGCAAGTGAACGCGATGACCGACGACGACTGGGACAACCTCCGTGCAGCGTTTGGTAATCAGCGCCTGATGGGGATGAGTTTGGATGCTGGTGGGCATTTAACGCATGGATTCCGCCCAAATATCAGCGGGAAAATGTTTAATCAGCGTTCCTATGGTGTTGACCCATCCACCGGAAAAATTGATTATGACGCCCTACGGCAAGCGGTGATTGCGTTTGAGCCGCTTGTATTGGTTGCTGGCTTTAGTGCGTATCCAGGCCGTATCAACTTTGCCAAGATGCGCAGTATTGCCGATGAAGTTGGCGCCGTGTTGATGGTCGATATGGCCCACTTTGCGGGGCTAGTCGCTGGTGGGGTGTTGACTGGGGAGTACCACCCGGTTCCATATGCCGACATTGTTACGACCACTACGCACAAGAGTTTGCGTGGTCCACGTGGTGGGTTGGTGTTGTGCACCGAAGAGTTTGCCCCCCATGTGGACCGTGGCTGTCCGATGGTGTTGGGCGGACCAATGGCGCATGTGATGGCCGCGAAAGCGATTTGCTTTGCGGAAGCGTTAAAACCAGAGTTTAAAACCTATGCCCATCAGATCGTGGCGAATGCCAAGGCGCTTGCAGACGGGCTGACGGCTAAGGGAGCCACATTGACGATGGGTGGTACGGAAAACCACCTTTTTGTCCTTGATACACAGGCATCGTATGGACTGAATGGGCGCCAAGCCGAGCAAGTGTTACTGAAAGCTGGGGTGGTGTGTAACCGCAATAGCGTCCCCAATGACCCCCAGGGTGCCTGGTACACCTCAGGTGTTCGCCTGGGTACACCGGCGGTTACCTCCCTGGGTATGCACGAAGCCGATATGGCAGAGGTGGCAGACATCATTGACACGGCATTGCGTGCCGCGACGCCGGGTGATAGCCCAGCCAAATTTATCTTTGATGATGCAACAGCCGAACAGCTCGCTGACCGGTCCGCAGCCCTCTTGACCAAGTACCCCTTATACCCAGATATTCAGCTTTAA
- a CDS encoding nitronate monooxygenase, whose product MRFFPSIIQGGMGVNISSWQLANACAHAGAMGVVSGTAADAVMVRTLQQGDKGGHWRRALAHYPLQDIAEFLIKRYFVEGGKEKDAPYRPHPMPTIAPRRHADDLSVAANFAQVWLAKEGHNGRIGINLLEKIQFATPAAVWGAMIGGVDAILMGAGIPREIPELIRRLASGKAGSVSVHVDNATQDYRTVIDPEVVTPGASAQPPKMMAIVSSDKLATFLNRDETIRPDAFIYEAPNAGGHSAPPRGKFSLDETGEPIYGKKDLPNWDVLMGTELPVWIAGGMGSPEGLATAQSLGAVGVQVGTPFAMSKESGLAPHLRDEMMDKLRASTLSVRNDMLASPTGFPFKIAKRDDAERPRLCDLGYLRTPYERENGRIGYRCASEPIDEYVAKGGDIADTEGRACLCNGLMATTGLGQTRKDGYVEPPVVTLGQDLSSCEALLDRHPDGWEAVDVINWINGKPAAYVAAA is encoded by the coding sequence ATGCGTTTCTTTCCATCAATCATCCAAGGCGGCATGGGAGTGAATATCTCCTCCTGGCAACTTGCCAATGCCTGTGCACACGCGGGTGCGATGGGGGTTGTAAGTGGCACTGCCGCAGATGCGGTGATGGTCCGTACCCTTCAACAAGGTGATAAGGGTGGTCACTGGCGGCGCGCACTCGCCCACTATCCCCTCCAGGACATCGCTGAGTTTTTAATTAAGCGCTACTTCGTTGAGGGTGGAAAAGAGAAGGACGCCCCGTACCGCCCCCATCCGATGCCGACGATTGCACCGCGTCGACACGCCGATGACTTGAGTGTGGCGGCAAATTTTGCCCAGGTGTGGCTAGCCAAGGAAGGGCACAACGGACGCATTGGCATCAACCTGTTAGAAAAGATTCAGTTTGCAACTCCTGCCGCAGTGTGGGGGGCGATGATTGGGGGCGTTGATGCGATTCTGATGGGCGCCGGTATTCCTCGCGAGATTCCCGAGCTCATACGTCGGCTTGCATCTGGTAAAGCAGGATCCGTCTCGGTGCATGTTGACAATGCCACGCAGGACTATCGAACAGTTATCGACCCCGAAGTCGTTACGCCTGGGGCGTCAGCCCAGCCACCAAAGATGATGGCCATTGTGTCAAGTGACAAATTGGCAACCTTTTTAAACCGCGACGAAACCATTCGTCCAGACGCCTTTATCTACGAGGCTCCAAATGCAGGTGGACATAGCGCACCACCGCGCGGGAAATTCAGTCTTGATGAGACTGGTGAACCGATTTATGGCAAAAAAGACCTCCCTAACTGGGATGTATTGATGGGCACCGAACTACCCGTATGGATTGCAGGGGGTATGGGAAGCCCTGAAGGACTTGCCACCGCGCAGTCACTGGGTGCCGTTGGTGTACAAGTTGGTACACCATTTGCGATGAGTAAAGAGTCTGGGCTGGCCCCTCATTTGCGTGATGAGATGATGGATAAGCTCCGGGCTTCAACCCTGTCAGTACGCAACGATATGCTCGCATCACCAACCGGATTCCCATTCAAAATTGCCAAGCGTGATGATGCTGAACGTCCACGTCTCTGTGATCTTGGGTATCTGCGTACCCCGTATGAACGTGAGAATGGTCGTATTGGGTATCGGTGTGCATCTGAACCCATTGATGAATATGTGGCCAAAGGTGGTGACATTGCTGATACTGAAGGTCGTGCGTGCCTGTGCAACGGGTTGATGGCGACAACCGGATTGGGTCAAACACGAAAAGATGGCTATGTCGAACCTCCGGTCGTCACGTTGGGGCAGGATTTATCCTCCTGTGAAGCCCTTTTGGACCGTCATCCCGATGGCTGGGAAGCCGTGGATGTCATCAACTGGATTAACGGGAAGCCAGCCGCGTATGTAGCAGCGGCATAG
- the metA gene encoding homoserine O-succinyltransferase MetA, whose product MPLVAHCDLPTFMDLRHRGEAVLTPAQADAQDIRELHIGLLNLMPDAALIPTERQFLSLLGNANSIVQIHAHPFTLPGVERSDDTQAYIDTYYESIDDLKRDGLDALIITGANIGPGPLQSQGFWDPLIEVISWAYDHVTSTLCSCMSSHALVNHLYGIERERLASKRWGVFAHRAVQRSHPLLRGMNTKFDMPHSRWNTLTRPSLERAGVQVLVESFSNDVAVATSPDGLRIVFLQGHPEYDTNSLLKEFKRDLTLWAQGVPAGLPPFPEHYLSPEAKTILGEYMDAVINARRNGEPIPIFPESQITETLHNSWADSARSLFANWIGLVYQLTNVERGVPWMDGVDPDNPFAQFILP is encoded by the coding sequence ATGCCCCTTGTAGCCCATTGTGATCTTCCTACCTTCATGGACCTTCGCCATCGTGGCGAAGCGGTGTTGACCCCAGCCCAGGCTGATGCGCAAGACATTCGAGAACTGCACATCGGACTCCTTAATTTGATGCCCGATGCCGCACTTATTCCCACTGAGCGCCAATTCCTATCCCTTTTAGGGAATGCCAACTCGATCGTACAAATCCATGCCCACCCCTTCACCCTCCCAGGGGTTGAGCGATCGGATGACACGCAGGCTTATATTGATACCTACTATGAATCTATTGATGACCTCAAACGTGATGGACTTGACGCACTTATCATCACAGGGGCAAATATCGGGCCTGGTCCACTCCAATCTCAGGGGTTTTGGGATCCCCTCATAGAAGTAATTTCATGGGCCTATGACCACGTAACCAGCACATTGTGTTCGTGTATGAGTTCACACGCCCTGGTCAACCATCTGTATGGGATTGAGCGCGAACGGTTAGCGTCCAAGCGTTGGGGAGTGTTTGCACATCGGGCCGTTCAACGGTCACATCCACTGCTACGTGGCATGAATACGAAGTTTGATATGCCACATTCTCGCTGGAATACCCTCACCCGTCCGTCCCTTGAACGGGCTGGCGTGCAGGTATTGGTGGAGAGCTTTTCTAACGATGTAGCCGTTGCTACAAGCCCAGACGGACTCCGTATTGTTTTTCTTCAAGGCCACCCTGAATACGACACCAATAGCCTCTTAAAAGAGTTCAAACGCGACTTGACCTTATGGGCCCAAGGGGTACCCGCCGGACTTCCACCATTCCCCGAACATTATTTAAGTCCGGAGGCCAAAACGATACTTGGTGAATACATGGATGCGGTGATCAATGCGCGTCGAAACGGTGAGCCGATACCCATTTTTCCTGAATCACAGATTACTGAGACCTTGCACAACTCTTGGGCCGATAGCGCACGCAGTCTGTTTGCAAATTGGATTGGGCTGGTCTACCAACTCACCAACGTGGAACGTGGCGTACCGTGGATGGACGGTGTTGACCCAGATAATCCATTCGCACAGTTTATTTTGCCCTAG
- the hrpA gene encoding ATP-dependent RNA helicase HrpA — MTIQLRYPADLPITDHVEEILQLLDHHQVVVVAGETGSGKSTQLPKIAYASALARSRDRRPKLIGHTQPRRIAARAVAERVAEEMGTTIGQAVAYTVRFTDTTGPETRIKVMTDGILLNEFQRDPALNRYDTLIIDEAHERSLNIDFILGYLANLLPKRPDLRVIITSATIDTERFAEHFAHHGEPAPIVQVSGRTYPVEIRYRPLDAPSGAAHPEDDDFEGNNVDRDVTEGIVLAVHELCAEGPGDILVFTSGEGPIRDATEALSKAAAHDRLLQGVEIVPLFARLSAQEQHNVFSPHTGRRIVIATNIAETSLTVPGIRYVVDSGLARISRYGRKSKVQRLPIEAISQASANQRSGRCGRIGPGIAIRLYSEDDFHQRPAFTEPEILRTNLASVMLQMTSLGLGDVAEFPFIQPPDKKAINDAKTTLDELDAIEAAPQEPNGQRLTDIGRAMARLPVDPRLARLMIAGAAFGVLDAAIICTAALSLRDVREYPEAQRDVAVGLHRRFDDPASDYLTVLALWNYLQDQRAALSGTKFRALCKAEFIHFLRWREWVDLVNQLCKAAKDAFLVSDTANRVQDHDDARAPGEALHRAVLVAMAAGVGQKRIPTSGPPQSKTKRRRPPQKGPVTYSGTRGTQFRLGKRSATSTHPPDWVVASEIVETTGLWATHVATIDPQWIVGLLRHHCTFTRSDQRWMADRGQAVVTERISFRGLVIEPGRPVPLAHFDQGAARDLFIQEGLVGGQLTARSMTPELQRVITANQAAIDDAHELEDRMRARGIIDPEAVLIDRLMAVLPKWVTGATELTKWIRKGTRPLKRRDGESNSALKERRARAAKQREASITFRAQQLIGDADGLGGRGFPDHLTIDGHELGVTYTFDPSDAEADGMTIHVPVGVLPAITPGAGDWLVPGFRAELIETILRGLDKTIRRGLSPIATTAQRYGEQLDPADGPFNQVLATTISNQVGQIVTAAQIAQVDRPAHLRVRWAVTNNGTILATSPDLGALQAGVAGHMRAEIKKVGAELEADGLDGFPETDLPRAITRQVGGHAVTGYPALVPDTDGKHVRIRIMPTEATQRSGMVAAQRQLLLAHCARPLQVVNGTLGARDKLRLTLAPHESVEALAADMAGAVVDDLLMRTGGVAWTHADFVKRTEVIDRHWKTEIAQVARIVVSALTIAEAVNAALTTPTQHRPSLQVRANVLLRYQQLVYPGFVTGMGVSQLRELPRYLDALRLRLLALPGSFDKDDRNQLVMVDLEEDFAALKRARVATQAELNAIRWQLEELHVQLFAQRLGTAQSVSERRIRNQIRALIQRDQPA, encoded by the coding sequence ATGACGATCCAACTTCGTTACCCAGCCGATCTCCCCATCACAGACCATGTTGAGGAGATTCTGCAGCTATTGGACCACCATCAGGTGGTTGTGGTTGCTGGTGAAACTGGCAGCGGGAAGAGTACGCAGCTACCCAAAATTGCCTATGCCTCTGCTTTAGCTCGTTCTCGAGATCGTCGTCCAAAATTAATTGGGCACACCCAACCTCGCCGCATTGCAGCACGTGCCGTTGCCGAACGTGTAGCCGAAGAAATGGGCACAACAATCGGACAGGCGGTTGCCTATACGGTTCGCTTCACCGATACAACGGGCCCAGAAACTCGCATCAAGGTGATGACAGACGGGATTTTGCTCAATGAGTTTCAACGTGACCCCGCATTAAACCGCTACGACACCTTGATTATTGACGAGGCGCATGAGCGCAGCCTGAATATCGATTTCATTCTGGGCTATCTCGCCAACCTATTGCCTAAACGCCCAGATTTACGGGTGATTATCACATCTGCCACCATTGATACCGAACGGTTTGCTGAGCATTTTGCTCACCATGGTGAACCTGCTCCGATCGTGCAGGTGAGTGGGCGCACCTACCCCGTTGAGATTCGGTACCGCCCCTTGGACGCACCGAGCGGAGCGGCGCATCCTGAAGACGATGATTTTGAGGGCAACAACGTCGATCGTGATGTCACCGAAGGGATTGTGCTCGCGGTGCATGAACTGTGTGCTGAAGGCCCAGGAGACATCTTGGTCTTTACCAGTGGGGAAGGTCCTATTCGTGATGCCACTGAAGCGCTCTCCAAGGCGGCAGCCCATGACCGGTTACTCCAAGGCGTTGAAATTGTGCCATTGTTTGCTCGCCTGAGTGCCCAAGAACAGCACAATGTGTTTAGCCCGCATACGGGTCGTCGCATTGTTATTGCGACCAATATCGCCGAAACGAGTCTGACCGTTCCAGGTATTCGCTATGTCGTTGACTCAGGGTTGGCCCGTATCAGTCGGTACGGTCGAAAATCTAAGGTGCAGCGCCTCCCCATTGAAGCGATCAGCCAAGCCAGTGCCAACCAGCGTTCTGGACGCTGTGGACGCATCGGTCCGGGTATTGCGATTCGCCTATATAGTGAAGATGATTTTCACCAGCGCCCGGCGTTTACTGAACCCGAGATTCTACGGACGAATCTTGCCAGCGTGATGTTGCAGATGACCAGTCTGGGGTTGGGTGATGTTGCCGAGTTTCCTTTTATTCAGCCACCAGATAAAAAGGCGATCAACGACGCAAAAACAACGTTAGATGAACTGGATGCAATTGAGGCGGCACCCCAAGAGCCCAATGGGCAGCGCTTAACCGACATCGGTCGTGCTATGGCCCGCCTGCCGGTAGACCCACGGTTGGCACGCCTGATGATTGCCGGCGCTGCCTTTGGGGTCTTAGATGCTGCCATCATCTGTACCGCAGCGTTATCGCTTCGTGATGTACGCGAATATCCTGAAGCGCAACGTGATGTCGCAGTCGGACTGCACCGGCGTTTCGATGACCCCGCCTCTGACTACCTCACCGTGTTGGCGTTATGGAATTATCTTCAAGACCAGCGTGCCGCACTATCAGGTACCAAGTTTCGGGCTCTGTGTAAAGCTGAGTTCATTCACTTCTTGCGATGGCGTGAGTGGGTTGACCTGGTTAACCAGTTATGCAAGGCAGCCAAGGATGCATTTCTCGTTAGCGACACTGCCAATCGAGTCCAAGATCATGATGATGCCCGTGCACCCGGTGAGGCACTTCATCGTGCGGTGCTTGTGGCGATGGCTGCCGGTGTTGGCCAAAAACGGATTCCAACATCAGGACCTCCTCAATCAAAAACAAAACGACGCCGACCGCCGCAGAAGGGGCCGGTCACGTACAGCGGTACTCGTGGTACGCAGTTTCGTCTTGGGAAGCGGTCAGCAACGTCTACCCATCCACCAGATTGGGTGGTTGCAAGCGAAATCGTTGAAACCACCGGCCTGTGGGCTACCCATGTCGCCACCATCGACCCCCAGTGGATTGTGGGGTTACTCCGCCACCATTGCACATTTACTCGTTCTGACCAGCGTTGGATGGCCGACCGTGGGCAGGCCGTGGTTACGGAGCGTATCTCATTCCGTGGGCTAGTCATCGAACCAGGCAGGCCTGTTCCGCTAGCCCACTTCGATCAAGGGGCCGCACGGGACTTGTTTATTCAAGAAGGCCTTGTTGGTGGCCAGCTCACTGCACGCTCAATGACGCCGGAGCTTCAACGGGTCATCACCGCCAATCAAGCGGCAATTGATGATGCCCATGAGCTTGAAGATCGGATGCGTGCCCGTGGGATCATTGACCCTGAAGCGGTTCTCATTGACCGGTTGATGGCTGTTTTGCCCAAATGGGTTACTGGTGCAACTGAGCTTACCAAGTGGATTCGTAAAGGTACCCGACCGTTAAAGCGCCGTGATGGCGAGTCGAATTCAGCGTTAAAAGAACGCCGTGCCAGGGCAGCAAAACAGCGTGAAGCATCGATCACCTTTCGAGCCCAGCAACTGATTGGAGATGCTGACGGCCTTGGTGGGCGAGGGTTTCCTGACCACCTCACCATTGATGGACACGAGCTTGGGGTGACCTATACGTTTGATCCGAGTGATGCCGAAGCCGATGGGATGACGATACATGTCCCTGTAGGGGTACTGCCTGCTATTACGCCTGGGGCGGGTGATTGGCTGGTACCAGGGTTCCGTGCAGAACTGATCGAAACGATATTGCGCGGGCTGGATAAGACCATTCGTCGTGGCCTCAGCCCGATAGCCACGACGGCACAACGATATGGTGAACAACTTGACCCTGCGGACGGTCCTTTTAACCAGGTGTTAGCAACAACGATTTCCAACCAAGTCGGTCAAATCGTGACTGCGGCACAAATAGCCCAAGTCGATCGGCCCGCTCATCTCCGGGTTCGGTGGGCGGTAACCAACAATGGCACCATCTTGGCCACAAGTCCCGATTTGGGGGCGCTTCAAGCTGGGGTTGCCGGACATATGCGGGCGGAAATTAAAAAGGTGGGTGCTGAGTTAGAAGCCGACGGGCTTGACGGGTTCCCGGAGACAGATTTACCACGAGCGATCACTCGTCAAGTTGGCGGTCATGCGGTAACCGGGTACCCCGCGCTGGTTCCCGATACAGACGGGAAGCATGTTCGGATTCGTATCATGCCAACAGAAGCTACCCAACGCTCAGGGATGGTAGCCGCACAACGCCAGTTACTTCTTGCTCACTGTGCCCGACCGTTACAGGTGGTCAATGGCACATTGGGCGCGAGAGATAAATTACGGCTCACCCTTGCACCCCATGAATCTGTAGAGGCCTTGGCCGCAGATATGGCTGGGGCAGTCGTTGATGATTTGCTGATGCGTACGGGTGGGGTGGCTTGGACGCATGCCGATTTTGTAAAACGGACTGAGGTGATTGACCGGCATTGGAAAACAGAGATCGCCCAAGTTGCCCGAATTGTGGTGTCAGCATTAACAATTGCTGAAGCCGTTAATGCTGCGCTCACCACGCCAACCCAGCATCGTCCAAGTTTGCAGGTGCGCGCCAACGTCTTGTTGCGGTACCAGCAACTCGTGTATCCCGGTTTTGTCACGGGTATGGGAGTAAGCCAATTACGAGAACTCCCCCGCTACCTTGATGCGTTGCGCTTACGGCTACTGGCCTTGCCCGGCAGCTTTGATAAGGATGATCGAAACCAGCTTGTAATGGTTGATTTAGAGGAGGACTTCGCTGCTCTTAAACGAGCAAGGGTTGCTACTCAAGCTGAACTTAACGCCATTCGATGGCAACTCGAAGAACTCCACGTCCAGCTCTTTGCGCAGCGCCTTGGTACGGCGCAAAGCGTGTCTGAACGACGGATTCGTAACCAGATTCGTGCCCTTATTCAACGCGACCAACCGGCATAA
- a CDS encoding peptide chain release factor 3, with translation MSLTSLDFASAVHQRRTFAIISHPDAGKTTLTEKFLLYAGAVGEAGAVKSRRVARGTRSDWMALEQERGISVSSTVMHFSWGDWHFNLLDTPGHADFSEDTYRTLCAADAAIMVLDFAKGLEPQTLKLFKVCRDRGLPIVTFVNKCDRPGLGPLGLIDSIEAEIGVRPVPFNWPVGDGPGFVGIVDRETRNLVRVGDTQSGTRKGTFIEEPFATADPGACPTDRWEQVGEELDLLDMDDRDFDHDAFMDGKISPMFFGSALHNFGVEILLRGFAELAPPPSAQPVIDAKDTAATTIIGHRDLDAPFSGQVFKIQTNMNPRHRDRMAFLRVNSGVFERGMSATLARTGRSYQLKYAHQLFAADRNSVDAAVPGDIVGLVNATDLVPGDTLYMDKPATFLPIPTFAPEQFMSVRLGDTSRAKQFRNGLVQLDEEGVIHVLRRLDLGDQLPILAGVGALQFEVAAHRFEHEFGAPVRFEPLPWVEARRIDASAVDALRDQFRSIIVQNSRGQYLILFGSTVALDKAITDHPDITFVELGTGLAIRR, from the coding sequence ATGAGCCTTACATCACTTGATTTTGCAAGCGCAGTTCACCAGCGGCGCACGTTTGCGATCATCAGCCACCCTGACGCTGGTAAAACGACCTTAACGGAAAAATTCCTGCTGTATGCCGGGGCGGTGGGTGAAGCCGGTGCAGTCAAAAGCCGTCGAGTTGCCCGAGGAACTCGTAGTGACTGGATGGCACTCGAACAAGAACGTGGGATTAGTGTTTCGTCAACCGTCATGCACTTTTCGTGGGGTGATTGGCATTTCAATCTGTTAGATACCCCTGGCCACGCAGATTTCTCAGAGGATACGTATCGCACGTTGTGCGCCGCCGATGCGGCCATCATGGTGTTGGACTTTGCAAAGGGTCTGGAACCTCAAACCCTAAAGCTCTTCAAAGTCTGTCGAGACCGGGGGCTTCCTATCGTTACCTTTGTGAACAAGTGTGACCGGCCAGGCCTTGGCCCCTTAGGCCTTATCGATTCAATTGAAGCAGAAATCGGGGTACGTCCGGTGCCATTTAACTGGCCGGTAGGTGACGGGCCAGGTTTCGTTGGCATCGTTGACCGAGAAACCCGAAACCTTGTTCGAGTTGGTGATACCCAGTCAGGTACCCGCAAAGGCACGTTTATCGAAGAGCCTTTTGCCACAGCCGACCCAGGTGCCTGCCCCACCGATCGTTGGGAACAAGTGGGTGAAGAGTTGGATCTGCTCGATATGGACGATCGTGACTTTGACCACGATGCGTTCATGGACGGCAAGATTTCACCCATGTTTTTCGGCTCAGCCTTGCACAACTTTGGTGTCGAGATTTTGCTGCGTGGCTTTGCTGAACTGGCCCCTCCCCCATCAGCTCAACCAGTTATTGATGCAAAAGACACTGCCGCCACTACCATCATTGGCCATCGTGACCTTGACGCACCCTTTAGCGGTCAGGTGTTCAAGATTCAAACGAATATGAATCCTCGACACCGTGACCGGATGGCATTTTTGCGTGTGAACTCGGGGGTATTTGAACGCGGTATGAGCGCCACACTCGCACGAACGGGGCGTAGCTATCAGCTTAAATACGCCCACCAACTCTTTGCTGCGGACCGAAACAGTGTGGATGCGGCTGTACCGGGTGACATTGTAGGTCTCGTTAATGCCACGGATCTGGTGCCTGGGGACACGTTGTATATGGATAAACCCGCGACGTTTTTACCAATCCCAACCTTTGCACCTGAACAGTTCATGAGTGTCCGCCTCGGAGACACCAGTCGGGCAAAGCAATTTAGAAATGGGTTAGTCCAACTCGATGAGGAAGGTGTCATTCATGTACTCCGTCGCCTTGATTTAGGCGACCAGCTCCCTATTTTGGCCGGTGTGGGTGCCTTGCAGTTTGAGGTGGCCGCCCATCGGTTTGAACATGAGTTTGGGGCTCCGGTTCGCTTTGAACCACTCCCCTGGGTTGAGGCCCGGCGTATCGATGCGTCTGCTGTGGACGCTTTACGTGACCAGTTCCGGTCAATCATTGTGCAAAACTCACGCGGTCAGTACCTGATTTTATTTGGGTCAACGGTGGCATTGGACAAAGCGATCACCGACCACCCCGACATCACCTTTGTTGAACTCGGAACCGGCCTGGCCATTCGCCGCTAG